In the genome of Solibacillus silvestris, one region contains:
- a CDS encoding ATP-dependent 6-phosphofructokinase (catalyzes the formation of D-fructose 1,6-bisphosphate from D-fructose 6-phosphate in glycolysis) encodes MKKIAVLTSGGDAPGMNAVIRAVVRKARFHNVDVVGVYHGYEGLYNGNFELLDIGSVGDIIQRGGTKLYSARFPEFKQDNIQYRAIERMKEEGIEGLVVIGGDGTYRGAMQLTDKGFPCVGIPGTIDNDVPGTEYTIGFDTALNTVVESIDKIRDTATSHENTFVIEVMGRDAGDIALWAGLAAGAESILIPEEAYDLDDIVTRLERGVARGKRHSIIIVAEGVMNGHKLANLLEERTGIKIRTSVLGHIQRGGSPSARDRVLAGRFGARAVELLLENKGGRAVGVKNHAIIDYDLRKAFETKHQADLSLYTLSKELSI; translated from the coding sequence ATGAAGAAGATTGCGGTTTTAACGAGTGGTGGAGACGCACCTGGAATGAATGCTGTTATTCGTGCAGTCGTTCGTAAAGCGCGTTTTCATAATGTTGATGTTGTCGGTGTATATCATGGTTATGAAGGACTCTATAATGGGAACTTTGAACTTTTAGATATTGGTTCTGTTGGCGATATTATTCAAAGAGGCGGAACGAAACTGTATTCAGCACGTTTCCCTGAATTTAAGCAGGATAATATACAATATAGAGCAATCGAACGCATGAAAGAAGAGGGAATCGAAGGTTTAGTCGTCATTGGCGGAGATGGTACTTATCGTGGAGCAATGCAATTAACTGATAAAGGATTCCCGTGTGTGGGTATTCCCGGTACAATCGACAATGATGTACCCGGTACAGAATATACGATTGGCTTTGATACAGCACTGAATACAGTCGTTGAATCGATCGATAAAATCCGAGATACGGCAACAAGTCATGAAAATACGTTTGTTATTGAAGTAATGGGCCGCGACGCAGGAGACATTGCTCTTTGGGCAGGTTTGGCAGCTGGTGCAGAATCGATTTTAATACCGGAAGAGGCGTATGATCTGGATGATATTGTTACTCGTCTTGAGCGTGGAGTAGCTCGTGGAAAGCGCCACAGTATTATTATTGTAGCTGAAGGTGTAATGAATGGTCATAAACTGGCGAACCTTTTAGAAGAACGCACAGGGATTAAAATTCGGACATCGGTATTAGGTCATATACAACGGGGAGGGTCTCCATCGGCTCGGGACCGCGTTTTAGCAGGAAGATTTGGTGCAAGAGCGGTAGAGCTATTGTTGGAAAACAAAGGTGGTAGAGCAGTTGGCGTGAAAAATCACGCTATAATCGATTATGATTTAAGAAAAGCATTTGAAACTAAGCACCAGGCAGATTTAAGTTTGTATACATTATCAAAAGAGCTTTCAATTTAA
- a CDS encoding pyruvate kinase (catalyzes the formation of phosphoenolpyruvate from pyruvate): MRKTKIVCTIGPASESPEMLEKLIEAGMNVARLNFSHGNHEEHANRIAAIRDAAERMKKPVGILLDTKGPEIRTHSMENGELHLVTGQVIDISMTEVLGNESRFSITYDQLIEDVDQNDIILLDDGLIELRVLAKDSEQGLIHTIVENAGILKNKKGVNVPGVSVKLPGITDKDAADILFGIEQGIDFIAASFVRTAKDVLEIRELLEQNNGSHIQIIPKIENQEGVDNIDEIIEVSDGLMVARGDLGVEIPAEEVPLVQKSLIRKCNQVGKPVITATQMLDSMQRNPRPTRAEASDVANAIMDGTDAIMLSGETAAGLYPVESVATMNKIAIRTENALDYRAIVSKRSREKEANMTEAISQAVAYTSINLGVKAVLAPTESGNTARMIAKYRPGVSIIAVTSQPNVAQKLTLVWGVKPILTQRVTTTDEILELSVDEALKHEFVSHGDVVVITAGLPVGEAGTTNLMKVHVIGDLLARGQGIGKLSVVGNAIIANNAAEALAYDTEGAIIVTVGSDREMMPAIEKCAGIITEEGGLTSHAAVVGLSLGIPVIVGVKEATTLIQHGQEITMDAETGVIYKGHASVL, translated from the coding sequence ATGAGAAAAACTAAAATTGTTTGTACTATTGGACCGGCTAGTGAATCACCAGAAATGTTAGAAAAGTTAATTGAGGCAGGGATGAATGTTGCCCGTTTAAACTTCTCACACGGAAATCATGAGGAGCATGCGAATCGTATTGCTGCAATTCGTGATGCAGCAGAACGCATGAAAAAACCGGTTGGAATTTTATTGGACACAAAAGGACCTGAAATCAGAACACACTCAATGGAAAACGGTGAGTTGCATTTAGTAACAGGACAAGTAATCGATATTTCGATGACAGAAGTTTTAGGAAATGAATCACGTTTCTCCATCACATACGATCAGCTGATTGAAGACGTAGATCAAAACGATATAATTTTATTGGATGACGGCTTAATCGAATTGCGTGTACTTGCGAAAGATAGCGAGCAAGGTTTAATTCATACAATCGTTGAAAACGCCGGTATTTTAAAAAATAAAAAAGGTGTGAATGTACCGGGTGTTTCTGTGAAATTACCGGGTATTACTGACAAAGATGCAGCGGATATTTTATTCGGTATTGAGCAAGGGATCGATTTCATCGCGGCTTCATTTGTTCGTACTGCAAAGGATGTACTCGAAATTCGAGAGCTGCTGGAACAAAATAACGGCAGCCACATTCAAATTATCCCTAAAATCGAAAACCAAGAAGGCGTTGACAACATTGATGAAATCATTGAAGTTTCAGACGGTTTAATGGTGGCACGTGGTGACTTAGGTGTAGAGATTCCTGCAGAAGAAGTACCATTAGTACAAAAATCATTAATCCGAAAATGTAACCAAGTCGGCAAGCCTGTTATTACAGCTACACAAATGCTTGACTCCATGCAGCGCAATCCACGTCCAACTCGTGCAGAAGCATCAGACGTTGCAAACGCGATTATGGATGGCACAGATGCAATCATGCTTTCAGGAGAAACAGCAGCAGGTCTTTATCCGGTAGAGTCTGTAGCTACAATGAACAAAATTGCGATTCGTACGGAAAACGCATTGGATTACCGAGCAATTGTATCAAAACGAAGCCGTGAAAAAGAAGCAAATATGACGGAAGCTATTTCACAGGCGGTTGCCTATACTTCAATTAACCTTGGTGTTAAAGCAGTATTAGCTCCAACCGAAAGCGGAAATACTGCAAGAATGATTGCAAAATATCGACCAGGTGTATCAATTATCGCAGTTACAAGTCAGCCTAATGTTGCACAGAAATTGACATTAGTATGGGGCGTTAAACCAATTTTAACGCAGCGTGTTACTACAACGGATGAGATTTTAGAGTTATCGGTTGATGAAGCGCTAAAACATGAATTTGTCAGCCATGGTGATGTAGTTGTTATTACTGCAGGTCTTCCAGTTGGCGAAGCAGGTACAACGAACTTAATGAAAGTACATGTCATCGGTGACTTATTGGCACGTGGACAAGGTATTGGTAAACTGTCAGTTGTTGGTAATGCAATCATCGCCAACAATGCAGCTGAAGCATTGGCTTACGACACAGAAGGAGCAATTATTGTAACAGTAGGCTCTGACCGCGAAATGATGCCGGCAATTGAAAAATGCGCAGGTATTATTACGGAAGAAGGCGGGCTAACATCCCACGCGGCTGTAGTCGGCCTAAGCTTAGGAATTCCTGTTATTGTCGGTGTAAAAGAAGCAACTACTTTAATTCAGCACGGACAGGAAATTACAATGGATGCTGAAACTGGTGTTATTTATAAAGGACATGCCAGCGTTCTTTAA
- a CDS encoding GntR family transcriptional regulator, with amino-acid sequence MEDKPAKKMFIQIVKQLHDLIEEQNIQEGQKLPSERMLSEQLQVGRSSVREALRSLELLGLIETRHGGGTYLSSMQHHQFVEIVSSFILQDEKSIADVHATRQMLEKEAIRIICQSDNLRALPIWESFFVKVELGQELKREDILRECMIVSGNRLALKIWLQLLSFSNNLSANEITEEEKMELKILLASLQMGYIQEAIDSYEKWMIIIKE; translated from the coding sequence TTGGAAGATAAGCCCGCAAAAAAGATGTTTATTCAAATTGTTAAGCAATTACACGATTTAATTGAAGAACAAAATATTCAGGAAGGGCAAAAGCTTCCTTCAGAAAGAATGTTAAGCGAGCAGCTACAAGTGGGAAGGTCTTCGGTTCGGGAAGCATTACGCAGTCTGGAGTTACTTGGCTTGATCGAAACAAGGCATGGCGGTGGTACATATTTGTCAAGTATGCAACACCATCAGTTTGTTGAAATTGTCAGCTCTTTTATATTACAGGACGAAAAATCGATCGCGGATGTGCATGCAACAAGACAAATGCTCGAAAAAGAAGCGATTCGAATTATTTGCCAGTCTGACAATTTAAGGGCACTGCCGATTTGGGAGAGCTTTTTTGTAAAGGTAGAACTTGGGCAGGAGTTAAAACGAGAAGACATACTTCGTGAATGTATGATCGTTTCAGGGAACCGCCTCGCATTAAAAATTTGGCTCCAGCTTCTTTCGTTCAGCAATAATCTATCGGCAAATGAAATTACAGAAGAAGAGAAAATGGAATTAAAAATACTGCTTGCTTCATTGCAAATGGGATATATACAAGAAGCAATTGATTCATATGAAAAATGGATGATCATTATTAAAGAATGA
- a CDS encoding DNA polymerase III subunit alpha: protein MTVYPQVRTSADLLKSTIRIEELIPFLHHQKAKSCAIVNTKLYGLLPFWFEMKRAGIHPVVGLTIQLELTEEQSLPLVLYAKTNEGYRNLLKISSSIAIRPEQTIPLRWLLAYGKGIAFMIPALEQQAIWLQQMAEPVLAEFMKAYPDEVYIGISRLSDTASLESSAVQLAKKNALPIVATHESLFFNEEDFFAYEVAQAIHTGVKLNDAVQSNKQENHLLTAEQWQQKFHDQQQWLVQLENLLLSCQIELNTNNVYMPKFPVGEGETAENLLQQQVMTGLQRRLNTNTLPGHYVERMNYELHVIQSMGYSDYFLIVADFMQFAREAQILTGPGRGSSASSLVAFALEITQVDPLQYDLLFERFLNPERITLPDIDIDFLDTRRHEVIQYVAKKYGKQYVAQIITFGTLSAKAVARDVARMFNFESEALEMISKLIPNKPGITLKEAYAMSENLRAWITAEPIRQKWFQTSLRLEGLPRNASTHAAGVVLSPVPLVDVVPIEEGHDGIFLTQWPMQEVEQNGLLKIDFLGLRNLTILEQIRKSIQFTHNKQINFNHIPLNDEKTFELLQNGDTNGIFQLESDGMKNALREIKPTNFLDIVAVNALYRPGPMEFIPMYARRKHKKEQVIMPHPHLTPILEETYGVIIYQEQIMRIANVMAGFSFGQADLLRRAVSKKKRDVLEQQRASFVKGALTKGYTQQAAEEVYALIVRFADYGFPKSHAVAYSVISYQMAYLKANYPVNFYAALLTNATGNPDKLAQILMEAKAKGIEILPPSINRSMRHFKVESGKIRFSLSAIRGVPQPFMQKLLLAREERQKPFDSIFDLAVTLTTANFNRKIIEPLIKAGALDEFGKDRATLLATIEGAQKQADFVRPGGDDLFEGALLAFGKPKYSETSPIPEKIKLQYEKDVLGFYLSDHPIVKLRSQFPEVTATVQTLAQLKDNAFVKMIGQVREMRQLRTKRGELMAFVQMEDEYGTVSLTLFPKEYEQVVGKIREEGLLYIEGFYEHRFNKQQIKVKQIIIK, encoded by the coding sequence GTGACTGTATATCCGCAAGTACGGACAAGTGCCGATTTATTGAAAAGTACAATTCGTATAGAAGAGCTCATCCCTTTTTTACATCATCAAAAGGCAAAAAGCTGTGCAATTGTTAATACGAAATTGTACGGACTTTTGCCTTTTTGGTTTGAAATGAAAAGGGCAGGTATTCATCCGGTAGTAGGCTTGACAATTCAGCTTGAATTGACAGAAGAACAATCATTACCGCTTGTTTTATATGCAAAAACAAATGAAGGATATCGTAATTTATTGAAAATTTCCAGCAGTATCGCCATTCGTCCGGAGCAAACGATTCCGTTACGATGGCTGCTTGCATATGGCAAAGGAATTGCTTTTATGATTCCCGCGCTCGAACAGCAGGCAATATGGTTACAGCAAATGGCAGAGCCAGTATTGGCAGAATTCATGAAGGCTTATCCGGATGAAGTGTATATCGGGATTTCCCGTTTATCCGACACAGCTAGTTTGGAGAGTTCGGCAGTCCAACTCGCTAAAAAAAATGCACTCCCAATTGTTGCTACACATGAAAGTCTGTTTTTTAATGAAGAGGACTTCTTTGCCTATGAAGTGGCACAAGCCATTCATACCGGTGTAAAACTGAATGATGCTGTTCAGAGTAATAAACAGGAAAATCATTTACTGACAGCCGAACAATGGCAGCAAAAATTTCATGATCAGCAACAATGGCTCGTACAATTGGAAAATTTATTATTAAGCTGTCAAATTGAACTAAACACAAATAATGTTTATATGCCGAAGTTTCCGGTTGGAGAAGGGGAGACGGCGGAAAACTTGCTGCAGCAGCAAGTAATGACTGGTTTACAGCGACGTTTAAATACGAATACATTGCCTGGTCATTATGTTGAACGGATGAACTATGAGCTTCATGTTATTCAGTCGATGGGCTACTCAGATTATTTTCTGATTGTTGCCGACTTTATGCAGTTTGCTCGTGAAGCTCAAATATTAACAGGTCCTGGCCGTGGTTCTTCCGCATCTTCACTTGTTGCATTTGCACTCGAGATTACACAGGTAGATCCATTGCAATACGATTTGCTGTTTGAACGTTTTTTAAATCCGGAACGTATTACATTGCCGGATATCGATATCGACTTTTTAGATACGAGACGGCATGAAGTCATTCAGTATGTGGCGAAAAAATACGGCAAACAGTATGTCGCGCAAATTATTACGTTCGGTACATTATCAGCCAAGGCGGTTGCCCGAGATGTAGCTCGTATGTTCAATTTTGAAAGTGAAGCATTGGAAATGATTTCAAAGCTTATTCCAAATAAACCTGGCATTACATTGAAGGAAGCATATGCAATGTCGGAAAACTTGAGAGCATGGATTACAGCGGAGCCTATCCGTCAAAAGTGGTTTCAAACATCTCTGCGATTGGAAGGTCTTCCAAGGAATGCGTCAACACACGCAGCGGGGGTTGTATTGAGTCCTGTTCCATTAGTCGATGTCGTGCCAATTGAAGAAGGACATGACGGGATATTTTTAACACAGTGGCCTATGCAAGAAGTGGAGCAAAACGGGCTGTTGAAAATTGACTTTTTAGGGCTCCGAAATTTAACGATTTTAGAGCAAATCCGGAAATCGATTCAGTTTACCCATAATAAACAAATTAATTTTAATCACATTCCGCTCAATGATGAAAAAACATTTGAGCTTTTACAAAATGGCGACACTAATGGCATTTTCCAGCTTGAGTCGGACGGTATGAAAAATGCACTACGTGAAATTAAACCGACCAACTTTTTAGATATTGTTGCGGTCAATGCATTGTATCGACCGGGCCCAATGGAATTTATCCCGATGTACGCAAGAAGAAAGCATAAAAAAGAGCAGGTAATTATGCCTCATCCGCATTTAACACCGATTTTGGAAGAGACATACGGCGTTATTATTTATCAGGAACAAATTATGCGAATTGCAAATGTGATGGCTGGCTTTTCTTTTGGACAGGCTGATTTGCTGCGTCGTGCTGTGAGTAAAAAGAAACGTGACGTGTTGGAGCAGCAGCGAGCTTCTTTCGTAAAAGGAGCCTTAACAAAAGGCTATACACAGCAGGCAGCCGAAGAAGTATATGCATTAATTGTACGTTTTGCTGATTATGGTTTCCCGAAAAGCCATGCCGTTGCCTATAGTGTTATTTCTTATCAAATGGCGTACTTAAAAGCCAATTATCCTGTGAATTTTTATGCTGCCCTTTTGACAAATGCAACAGGCAACCCGGACAAGCTTGCTCAAATTTTAATGGAGGCAAAAGCAAAGGGAATCGAAATTTTACCACCATCGATTAATCGAAGTATGCGTCACTTTAAAGTGGAAAGCGGGAAAATCCGATTTAGTTTGTCAGCCATTAGAGGTGTACCGCAGCCTTTTATGCAAAAACTGTTACTTGCACGTGAAGAAAGACAAAAGCCGTTTGATTCTATTTTTGATTTGGCGGTGACGTTGACGACAGCAAATTTCAACAGGAAAATTATCGAACCGCTCATTAAAGCAGGTGCACTTGATGAATTCGGGAAAGATCGTGCCACACTACTTGCCACTATTGAAGGCGCGCAAAAACAGGCTGATTTTGTACGTCCAGGCGGGGATGACTTGTTTGAAGGGGCATTACTGGCATTTGGCAAACCGAAATATAGTGAAACATCGCCAATACCGGAAAAAATTAAGCTGCAATACGAAAAGGATGTGCTCGGTTTTTATTTATCGGACCATCCAATTGTAAAATTACGAAGTCAATTCCCTGAAGTAACTGCAACTGTTCAAACATTGGCGCAACTTAAAGACAATGCATTTGTAAAAATGATCGGTCAAGTCAGGGAAATGCGCCAGCTCCGCACAAAGCGCGGTGAATTGATGGCATTTGTACAAATGGAAGATGAGTATGGAACAGTATCCTTAACCTTGTTCCCGAAAGAATATGAACAAGTTGTCGGGAAAATCCGAGAAGAAGGATTGCTTTATATAGAGGGCTTTTACGAGCACCGATTTAATAAACAACAAATAAAAGTTAAACAGATTATTATAAAATAA
- a CDS encoding acetyl-CoA carboxylase subunit beta, whose product MAIRDLFTISRKKNTDNITRKEDEKSFPEGIVTKCPKCKTIHVTKELEKNLKVCAKCQHHFTLTANERIACFLDEGSFVSMDDHLQTTNPLNFPAYVEKVEADIKKTGLNEAVLTGVGALKGMQVVVAVMDSHFRMGSMGSVVGEKITRAVEKATELKVPFIIYTASGGARMQEGVLSLMQMAKTSVALKRHSEEGQLYISILTHPTTGGVSASFASIGDYNIAEPQSLIGFAGRRVIEQTVREKLPDDFQTAEFLLDHGQLDAIFNRTEMRDKIATIVKLHVQGGVSHV is encoded by the coding sequence ATGGCAATTCGTGATTTATTTACAATTAGTCGTAAAAAAAATACTGATAATATTACTAGAAAAGAAGATGAAAAATCCTTTCCGGAAGGCATCGTGACAAAATGTCCAAAATGTAAAACGATTCATGTCACAAAAGAACTCGAAAAAAACTTAAAAGTATGCGCGAAATGTCAGCATCATTTTACTTTGACAGCCAATGAAAGAATCGCCTGTTTTTTAGATGAAGGTTCGTTTGTATCAATGGACGATCATCTTCAAACAACAAATCCGTTAAACTTCCCTGCATATGTGGAAAAAGTGGAAGCGGATATTAAGAAAACAGGGTTAAACGAAGCTGTATTAACAGGTGTAGGTGCATTAAAAGGGATGCAGGTCGTTGTAGCGGTAATGGATTCGCATTTCCGTATGGGGTCTATGGGATCAGTTGTTGGTGAAAAAATTACACGCGCTGTAGAAAAGGCGACAGAACTGAAAGTGCCGTTTATTATCTATACGGCTAGTGGCGGTGCACGTATGCAAGAAGGCGTATTATCATTAATGCAAATGGCAAAAACGAGTGTGGCTCTAAAACGCCATAGCGAGGAAGGCCAACTATATATTTCAATTTTGACGCATCCGACTACAGGTGGTGTATCAGCAAGTTTTGCATCGATCGGTGATTATAATATTGCAGAGCCTCAAAGTCTGATAGGGTTTGCGGGGCGTCGTGTAATAGAACAAACGGTACGTGAAAAGTTACCGGATGATTTCCAGACAGCAGAATTTTTATTAGATCATGGACAGCTTGATGCAATTTTTAACCGAACAGAAATGCGTGACAAAATTGCAACAATTGTTAAGTTGCATGTACAAGGAGGCGTATCGCATGTCTAA
- a CDS encoding metal-dependent hydrolase (catalyzes the opening and hydrolysis of the beta-lactam ring of beta-lactam antibiotics such as penicillins and cephalosporins) produces MQISFHGHSVVKIVTNGTTILIDPFINGNGQTDLKVENEKPDVILLTHGHNDHVGDTVQLAKAHDALVVAPNELADYLGWQGCKVHNMHIGGARQFEFGKVKFTQAFHGSSYVTENSEIIYTGMPAGILFTAEEKTIYHAGDTALFGDMELIGKRHPIDIAFLPIGDNFTMGPEDAAYAVSLLKPKIVVPVHYNTFPPIEQNPADFANLVEDAQVQVLQPGEYVKF; encoded by the coding sequence ATGCAGATTTCATTTCACGGACATTCCGTCGTTAAAATTGTGACAAACGGGACAACGATTTTAATTGATCCTTTCATTAATGGAAATGGACAAACAGATTTAAAGGTTGAAAACGAAAAACCGGATGTCATTTTATTGACGCATGGACATAATGATCATGTTGGTGATACTGTACAATTAGCTAAAGCGCATGATGCACTTGTAGTTGCACCAAATGAGCTTGCAGACTATTTAGGCTGGCAAGGGTGCAAAGTACACAATATGCATATTGGTGGTGCACGCCAATTTGAATTTGGAAAAGTGAAATTTACACAGGCGTTTCATGGTTCGTCATACGTAACGGAAAACAGTGAAATTATCTATACGGGAATGCCGGCCGGAATTTTATTTACGGCAGAGGAAAAAACAATTTACCATGCTGGGGATACAGCATTATTTGGAGATATGGAGTTAATTGGGAAACGTCATCCAATTGACATTGCTTTTTTACCGATTGGCGACAACTTTACGATGGGACCTGAAGATGCAGCTTATGCGGTTTCGTTATTAAAACCGAAAATTGTTGTGCCTGTCCACTACAATACATTCCCGCCGATTGAACAAAATCCGGCTGACTTTGCGAATCTTGTTGAAGACGCACAAGTACAAGTATTGCAGCCAGGGGAATATGTGAAATTCTAA
- a CDS encoding acetyl-CoA carboxylase subunit alpha (catalyzes the carboxylation of acetyl-CoA to malonyl-CoA; forms a tetramer composed of two alpha (AccA) and two beta (AccD) subunits; one of the two catalytic subunits that can form the acetyl CoA carboxylase enzyme together with a carrier protein), which yields MSKLMAFEEPVVKLREKIVELKTIATEADVDMTGEIEKLETRLEELEKSVYANMEPWHRVQVARHADRPTTLEYIERIFEDFIEVHGDRTFKDDAAIVGGIASFNGQPITIIGHQRGKTTKENIRRNFGMPHPEGYRKALRLMKQAEKFKRPIICFIDTKGAYPGKAAEERGQSEAIARNLFEMAGIRVPIISIVIGEGGSGGALALGVANKILMLENSTYSVISPEGAASILWKDASYAKEAAEAMKITALDLKELKVIDGIIPEVAGGAHKDVEQQAIFMKEYLTNILNDLNKESADQLVENRYMKFKNIGQYIEQ from the coding sequence ATGTCTAAATTAATGGCATTTGAAGAACCGGTTGTAAAACTTCGTGAAAAAATTGTAGAGTTAAAAACAATTGCCACGGAAGCAGATGTCGATATGACAGGGGAAATTGAAAAGTTGGAAACACGCTTGGAGGAACTTGAAAAAAGCGTATATGCCAATATGGAACCTTGGCACCGTGTACAAGTAGCCCGTCATGCTGATCGTCCGACGACACTGGAATATATTGAACGAATTTTTGAAGATTTTATCGAAGTGCATGGGGATCGTACATTTAAAGATGATGCAGCAATTGTTGGCGGAATTGCATCGTTTAATGGTCAGCCCATTACGATTATTGGACACCAGCGCGGAAAAACGACAAAGGAAAATATTCGCCGGAATTTTGGCATGCCTCATCCGGAAGGTTACCGCAAGGCGTTACGTTTAATGAAACAGGCAGAAAAATTCAAACGCCCAATTATTTGCTTTATAGATACGAAAGGTGCATATCCGGGCAAAGCAGCCGAGGAACGTGGCCAAAGTGAAGCGATTGCACGTAATTTGTTTGAAATGGCCGGTATTCGGGTACCGATCATTAGTATTGTAATTGGTGAAGGTGGAAGCGGCGGTGCACTTGCACTTGGAGTGGCAAATAAAATTTTGATGCTTGAGAATTCAACGTATTCCGTAATTTCTCCAGAAGGAGCTGCATCAATTTTATGGAAAGATGCAAGCTATGCGAAAGAGGCTGCTGAAGCGATGAAAATAACAGCACTTGATTTAAAGGAGCTTAAAGTAATTGATGGAATTATTCCGGAAGTTGCCGGCGGTGCCCATAAGGATGTTGAGCAGCAGGCGATCTTTATGAAAGAATATCTTACAAACATTCTTAATGACCTAAATAAAGAGAGTGCAGATCAATTAGTTGAAAATCGTTATATGAAATTTAAAAATATTGGACAATATATAGAACAATAA
- a CDS encoding oligoribonuclease: MKRQIIDKIKQYKTIILHRHVRPDPDAYGSQIGLAELIRTNYPEKVVYTVGEHDDSLSFMASPQQIEDAQFEKALIIVTDTANTERIDDQRYVNGDFLIKIDHHPNDDAYGDLLWVDTDASSCSEMIYELYEEGKTYADWKMSDEAARMLFSGIVGDTGRFLYPSASPKTFETAGQLVQYNFDRNEVFDGMYEMERKLLNLQGYIYQHFEMDEDGAASIKLPKAILQQYDATPSETSLLVSSLGNVKNIRAWVMFIEDNDAIRVRLRSKGPVINGLAKKYNGGGHPLASGATAYSWEEADRVIEDLKVICSEYK; this comes from the coding sequence TTGAAACGTCAAATTATTGACAAAATTAAACAATATAAAACAATTATTTTGCATCGCCATGTACGACCGGATCCAGATGCATACGGTTCACAAATAGGTTTGGCTGAGTTAATTCGCACAAATTATCCCGAAAAAGTGGTATACACGGTCGGTGAGCATGACGACTCATTATCTTTCATGGCTTCTCCGCAGCAAATTGAAGATGCGCAGTTTGAAAAGGCACTGATTATTGTGACAGACACAGCGAATACTGAACGTATTGATGATCAGCGCTATGTAAATGGCGACTTTCTAATTAAAATTGACCACCATCCAAATGATGATGCATATGGCGATTTATTATGGGTGGATACGGATGCCAGTTCATGCAGTGAGATGATTTATGAGCTCTATGAAGAAGGCAAAACGTATGCGGATTGGAAAATGTCAGATGAAGCGGCACGCATGTTATTTTCGGGAATTGTCGGTGATACAGGGCGGTTCTTATATCCGAGTGCGAGCCCGAAAACTTTTGAAACAGCAGGACAACTTGTACAATATAATTTCGACCGTAACGAAGTATTTGATGGGATGTACGAAATGGAACGCAAACTATTAAATCTTCAAGGTTATATATACCAGCATTTTGAAATGGATGAAGACGGGGCGGCCTCGATAAAATTACCTAAAGCTATTTTACAGCAATATGATGCTACACCTTCCGAAACCTCTCTATTAGTCAGCTCATTGGGCAATGTAAAGAATATCCGAGCATGGGTGATGTTCATTGAAGACAATGATGCGATTCGCGTTCGTTTACGTTCGAAAGGTCCTGTTATCAACGGGCTTGCGAAAAAGTATAATGGTGGCGGACATCCATTGGCGTCCGGTGCTACAGCTTACTCTTGGGAAGAGGCAGATCGAGTAATTGAAGATTTGAAAGTCATTTGCAGTGAATATAAATAA